From a region of the Mercurialis annua linkage group LG1-X, ddMerAnnu1.2, whole genome shotgun sequence genome:
- the LOC126668030 gene encoding uncharacterized protein LOC126668030, whose protein sequence is MVIKGRKRAAVIESDGSTSKTPTSKKAKTEGASSVKSKGLKEEGGMAVNTLIRPKFIDWKFFGKKDMPFREWFEVQGWLSFLKIKEVMYVLLVKEFFSTLSVGKEDSFKVTLKGKSFTITLDVLSEAFGIPNRGAKIAKKSEIKKASDFQEDQFKKEICEGKRAGLLDVSSASLSTNFRVLHKFITAFIAPKSGSLDYVSSIELCLMWHIVKKRKFNLCYLIMNLLTNSSKSKGMPYAMLLTVLFDHIGVNLSKAVSTALKESDVIGQGFVSKTKKFKESKEIETTQFVDDEELASGEDKTEEKEKSEEASEKAVSSEEKEDSEEEAESSEKEIFESAKGKDLALEVSDSINSEKTDSEDMETLQEALQKKRNQAIQIKATSTRIPKLPIRRKIVLTKHGVPKETAHRKKDSKTPSQELPSYNIDAIMETGKNTEEADIETKKDFEQTTLGDNTKGETSKTKKTVEAASTEANMDTSEAKARALLADKFQMFDRAARESLDLWLTEMKKELLNLMIPTAPIPALSPLKQVEKESKGTDVVRSISGADPETTEPLNIDSPISKAVQSSIPPSVSKRATRSSTKFETAKISPGEIGSKDKPAVLKD, encoded by the coding sequence ATGGTTATTAAAGGAAGGAAAAGGGCTGCTGTCATTGAGTCTGATGGGTCTACCTCAAAGACTCCCACTTCGAAAAAGGCAAAAACTGAAGGAGCTAGTTCAGTCAAAAGCAAAGGGTTGAAGGAAGAAGGAGGAATGGCTGTCAACACTTTGATCCGGCCAAAGTTTATAGATTGGAAATTTTTTGGGAAAAAGGACATGCCTTTCAGAGAATGGTTCGAAGTTCAAGGATGGTTAAGCTTTCTAAAGATCAAAGAGGTGATGTATGTTCTGTTGGTGAAAGAATTCTTCTCTACACTCTCTGTGGGAAAAGAAGACAGCTTTAAGGTGACTCTCAAAGGTAAAAGCTTTACCATCACTCTTGATGTTCTTTCAGAAGCTTTTGGAATACCAAACAGAGGAGCTAAAATAGCCAAGAAGAGTGAGATCAAGAAAGCTTCAGACTTTCAGGAGGATCAATTCAAAAAGGAAATCTGTGAAGGAAAAAGAGCTGGGCTTTTAGATGTTTCTTCAGCATCTCTAAGTACAAACTTTCGGGTATTACACAAGTTCATTACTGCTTTCATTGCCCCAAAGTCAGGCTCTCTTGATTATGTGAGTAGTATTGAGCTGTGTTTGATGTGGCACATTGTTAAGAAAAGGAAGTTCAACCTTTGTTACTTGATCATGAACTTGCTCACCAACTCTTCAAAATCTAAAGGTATGCCCTATGCTATGTTGTTAACTGTGTTGTTTGATCATATTGGTGTAAACTTGTCAAAGGCAGTCTCTACTGCTTTGAAGGAGTCAGATGTTATAGGTCAAGGCTTTGTgtcaaaaacaaagaaatttaAGGAGTCCAAAGAAATTGAAACAACTCAGTTTGTGGATGATGAAGAGCTGGCAAGTGGTGAAGATAAGACTGAGGAAAAGGAAAAATCAGAAGAGGCATCTGAGAAAGCGGTTAGCTCTGAGGAAAAGGAGGActcagaagaagaagcagaatcCTCAgaaaaagagatttttgaatcTGCAAAAGGCAAAGATTTGGCTTTGGAGGTTTCTGACTCTATCAATTCAGAGAAGACTGACTCAGAAGACATGGAGACTCTGCAAGAAGCTCTTCAAAAGAAAAGGAATCAAGCCATCCAGATCAAGGCAACTAGTACTCGAATTCCAAAGCTTCCAATCCGAAGAAAAATTGTGTTAACCAAGCATGGTGTTCCAAAAGAAACTGCTCACAGGAAGAAGGATTCAAAAACTCCCTCACAGGAGCTTCCAAGTTACAACATTGATGCCATTATGGAAACTGGGAAAAATACAGAGGAAGCAGACATTGAAACAAAGAAGGACTTTGAGCAGACAACTTTGGGGGACAACACAAAAGGAGAGACTAGCAAAACTAAGAAGACTGTTGAAGCTGCTTCCACTGAGGCTAATATGGACACATCTGAAGCTAAAGCTAGAGCTCTCCTAGCTGACAAATTTCAGATGTTTGATAGAGCTGCAAGGGAAAGCTTGGATTTATGGCTCACTGAGATGAAAAAGGAGCTTCTGAACTTGATGATTCCAACTGCTCCTATCCCTGCCTTATCTCCATTAAAGCAAGTTGAGAAGGAATCAAAAGGTACTGATGTGGTTAGAAGTATCTCTGGAGCTGATCCAGAAACTACTGAGCCTTTGAACATTGATTCTCCTATCTCAAAAGCTGTTCAGTCCAGCATTCCCCCTTCTGTTTCTAAAAGAGCCACCCGTTCATCCACCAAGTTTGAAACCGCAAAGATCTCACCTGGTGAAATAGGTTCCAAGGACAAACCTGCTGTGTTAAAAGATTAA
- the LOC126668013 gene encoding uncharacterized protein LOC126668013, with translation MATHGGSYLSASGLPEGNSITRPPLFNGSNYDYWKNRMKSFIQSQDIECWKSILYGVTPPTKVNADGTEVRKDETEFTEADWRVVQTNAKAITMIHCALDISEYNRVRNCVTAKHVWEKLQITYEGTDQVRETKINLLQRDYELFQMKSDEGMSEFSSRFSNIINGLKSLGENFTDEQLVKKILRSLTEKWESKTTAIIEAKNLKNYSFDELMGSLMTHEMVKYKGKEIAQERRKKADLALKIESESDDQISSDEEIALMTKRFSKMYRKGDKRYRNNMKKFIKGKVDLEGADGLCFGCNKPGHFKADCPKLKRSTRVEKPKKGLAAWSDSDDSDEDKPEEKANLCLMAIETGDNSGQTDAYEADSSDNEVENLKHLSYDELLHNCNDIFMAYKVVSKKYVKLKAKTKNVISEANVKISQANETEKENIMQKDFDLMTEKIQKAETEVSFLKKELETSNNLRINLLQQNDAMQKKIDLLIQDLAKFTKGKANLNMLLGNQRPYGDTGGIGFEGFTKPKKMESFLKNIPTKIKTITKRTFIPYMSHATCFYCNIKGHVSKFCKAKQKISQTKLIWVVKGTKPEKVTNPEGPKSVWVPKHA, from the coding sequence ATGGCTACTCATGGTGGATCTTACCTAAGTGCTTCTGGGCTACCAGAAGGAAATTCCATTACTAGACCTCCTCTATTCAATGGATCTAATTATGACTACTGGAAAAACAGAATGAAAAGTTTTATTCAGTCACAGGACATTGAATGCTGGAAAAGCATCTTGTATGGAGTTACTCCTCCAACCAAGGTCAATGCTGATGGAACAGAAGTAAGAAAAGATGAAACTGAGTTTACTGAAGCTGATTGGAGAGTGGTACAGACTAATGCAAAAGCTATTACTATGATTCACTGTGCTCTTGACATCAGTGAATACAATCGTGTTAGAAACTGTGTCACTGCAAAACATGTATGGGAAAAACTACAGATTACCTATGAAGGAACCGACCAAGTAAGGGAAACTAAGATCAATCTTCTTCAACGTGATTATGAGCTTTTCCAAATGAAATCTGATGAAGGTATGTCTGAGTTTAGCTCCAGATTCTCTAACATCATAAATGGTCTCAAAAGTTTGGGAGAAAACTTTACTGATGAACAGCTGGTGAAAAAGATATTAAGATCTTTGACTGAGAAATGGGAAAGCAAGACCACAGCAATCATTGaagctaaaaatctgaaaaactACAGCTTTGATGAACTCATGGGTTCTCTCATGACACATGAAATGGTGAAATACAAGGGAAAGGAGATAGCTCAGGAAAGAAGGAAGAAAGCTGATCTGGCTCTGAAGATTGAATCTGAAAGTGATGATCAAATCAGCTCAGATGAAGAAATAGCTCTGATGACCAAGAGATTCTCAAAGATGTATCGCAAGGGAGACAAACGATACAGAAACAACATGAAGAAATTCATTAAAGGAAAAGTAGATTTGGAAGGAGCTGATGGCTTATGTTTTGGGTGTAACAAACCTGGACATTTCAAAGCTGATTGTCCAAAACTGAAAAGATCAACAAGAGTTGAAAAACCAAAGAAGGGTCTAGCAGCTTGGAGTGATTCTGATGACTCAGATGAAGATAAACCAGAAGAGAAAGCTAATCTCTGTTTAATGGCAATTGAAACCGGAGATAACAGTGGTCAAACTGATGCATATGAGGCTGATTCATCTGACAATGAGGTAGAAAACCTAAAACATTTATCTTATGATGAATTACTTCATAACTGTAATGATATCTTTATGGCTTATAAGGTTGTCTCAAAGAAGTATGTCAAACTGAAAGCTAAAACTAAAAATGTCATTTCTGAAGCTAATGTCAAAATTTCTCAAGCCAATGaaactgaaaaagaaaacataatGCAAAAGGATTTTGACTTAATGACTGAAAAGATTCAGAAAGCTGAAACTGAGGTTTCATTCCTAAAGAAGGAACTTGAAACTTCAAACAACCTTAGAATCAATCTTTTGCAACAGAATGATGCTATGCAAAAGAAGATTGATCTTCTCATTCAAGATCTCGCAAAATTCACTAAGGGAAAAGCTAATCTGAACATGCTTTTGGGAAATCAACGTCCCTATGGAGATACTGGCGGTATTGGTTTTGAAGGTTTTACCAAACCAAAGAAAATGGAATCATTCCTAAAAAATATTCCCACAAAAATCAAAACCATAACCAAAAGGACCTTCATTCCTTACATGTCACATGCCACCTGTTTTTACTGCAATATCAAAGGTCATGTTTCGAAGTTTTGTAAAGCTAAACAGAAAATATCTCAGACTAAACTTATCTGGGTTGTCAAAGGAACTAAACCTGAGAAAGTCACTAACCCAGAAGGACCCAAATCAGTTTGGGTACCTAAACATGCTTGA